In the genome of Brachypodium distachyon strain Bd21 chromosome 3, Brachypodium_distachyon_v3.0, whole genome shotgun sequence, the window ACAATAGGAATACAGGATGGATTCTCTGTGTATCGGATGAAAAAAACATGGCTAGCAAGACCCATCGGCCACCTTACATCAAAAGATTCACCGTCACCGAATCTATTCCGACGGCAACAGCTATCGACCAAAAGCACCATCCTCGCACAAAAACACCAACTGGAACCGGATCGACACTGCAACCGAACGCATGAAGTGCCAGATAAGAGCACTAAGAAATAAGGAAGATTTCATATGAAACGTACAGGCTATTTTTTGTCGTAAATGCCAATGGATGATGTCTCTGTGGTACAAATTGGGCCGGATAAAAATGAATACTTACTACATCGCATGTACATAAATAATAATGAAGGGTAAAATAAACGAGTGTAATAGatgtctaaaaaaaattctaaattaCCTTAAAGAAATCACACCTAAGTGAAACAAAGACATACAGATGTTTCATTATAAGAGACTAGCCGTGCAGTCTGCGCGGGCCAACCCGCTAGTTAATATTTAATTTGTAGGAGTGATAAGAGCCTCCTATGCCGTTTGTCAACAGCCTGAGCTACCAACCGTCTGAAGATCTGGAAACCATTTCCGTAATCGTCATTGTCAAGTTTTTGCTTCCAAAAGCCGGGTCGTTGCGTCGTCGATCTTTTTCTTAATCTCCCCCGTCATCCTGTGGTCCCAGACGTTTTGTTCAGAAATTGATTGTAGAACGTGAAATGAATCCATCGAGTAATCAAAGAAACTTCAATATACCCTATTATCACAACACAGCTCACACTTTTGGCATTTGCAATCCTATACCAAAGTTAATTATACCCTGAAGAAATcatataaaataaaagtatATTTCTCCTCCCGGCCTCTGTGGTGGTGTGTATCTACATGAGTGTCTACATTATGGAGCAGGTGCCCGGCCGGGAGTGATAGCCGTAGGCGGTGCCGGCGGGGTACTCACAGACCGGCACCGGCTGCGACGGGTACGGGTGGTAACATTGCCACGGGTAGGGCGTGTACTCGACCACGGTGGTGCCTTCCGGGTTCTTCAccttctccggctcctccttctTGGTGTCCCCGACCTGCAACAGCTCCGCGGGGCCGACCTTCTTGCGCAGGGCGCTGGTAAGTTTGACGGAgtcgacgccgtcgccgaccaccaccacctggtCCTTGTCGTCCCCGGCGAGGGACACCGAGTTCACGCCCACGAACGCCGCCACCAGCGCCATCGCTTTGGACCGGCACTTGTCGCAAGTCATCTGCACCCTGATCACGATCTTCTGCGCCATTAGCAGAGGACAACGGGGTGGGGAAGTTTCAGGTTAATGGACAGGGTTTTCTGTGGAAGGGGCAGagaagccgccggcgccggtttATATAGGCGCTGGGAGCGTAGAGAAATGCGTTTCTGGGAATGGAATCGATTAGAGACAGCGAAGTTCTAATGAGTTAGCCAAGATTCGTTTATGACTTGGCTCCGGTAGTCAGGTCTGTTACTTTGTTAGCTCAACTGAAGAGAAGACTCGGCACGGCAATAAACCGTGTTTCCTCCCAGACTCCCAAGTACAGTACCACTACAGGTGCATGTGCGGATGTGCCCAAGTGCAAGTGTACGTACGAGTATGACTAGTCAATGCGCAACTTAGCGACCACGCGTTCCCGGGCCTTCGATCGATTGCTATTTGCTAATTCCTAATCTTTGAGTGTAGTATGTTTAACATCCGGGACTCTTAATTTCGTTGCTGCGGGACAGGCAAGGCAACGCCTCCAGTCGATATCTTGGAAAATGCGAGAAGGAACCAGGGAGCAAGAGTACGGATTTTACGAGCAAAACCAAATATTCGTTCATGCAGTGCAGTTCCGTCAGTCTCAATATGGATGTACGGCGACGTATTGCGTATATTGAGAGTGACCTAGTCGCCCGGTCGTCACCGTGGCCAATGGTTCGCCACTGGCTGGCCGGTCGGCGGTCGCCTTCATTGAAGAAGACGGCCAATCGAAGAGTCGTGGTGCTGACGTAGCGTGCCTGCGTACCCCTAGTGTGACGAGTGC includes:
- the LOC100845606 gene encoding heavy metal-associated isoprenylated plant protein 47, with the translated sequence MAQKIVIRVQMTCDKCRSKAMALVAAFVGVNSVSLAGDDKDQVVVVGDGVDSVKLTSALRKKVGPAELLQVGDTKKEEPEKVKNPEGTTVVEYTPYPWQCYHPYPSQPVPVCEYPAGTAYGYHSRPGTCSIM